A genomic stretch from Helianthus annuus cultivar XRQ/B chromosome 1, HanXRQr2.0-SUNRISE, whole genome shotgun sequence includes:
- the LOC110869589 gene encoding uncharacterized protein LOC110869589 translates to MSTLKKNLSALLFLFLFFISFCLLKNPSLVYRFALASKHQESDLYFQDIANSEKETLWAWTTTTSRRRLTGPGSSPPRCAWKCGRCTPCKPVHVPVPPGNPVTAEYYPEAWRCKCGNRLYMP, encoded by the exons ATGTCTACTCTCAAAAAAAATCTATCAGCACTACTGTTCTTGTTTTTGTTCTTCATATCCTTTTGTCTCCTCAAAAACCCTTCTTTAG TTTACAGGTTTGCATTGGCTTCCAAACACCAAGAATCTGATCTCTACTTTCAG GATATTGCCAATAGTGAAAAAGAGACTTTGTGGGCTTGGACCACCACCACTTCAAGGAGGAGATTAACCGGGCCCGGCTCATCGCCGCCGCGTTGTGCTTGGAAATGCGGGCGGTGCACCCCATGCAAGCCGGTTCACGTGCCGGTGCCACCAGGGAATCCGGTGACCGCGGAGTACTACCCGGAAGCATGGAGGTGCAAATGTGGAAATAGATTGTACATGCCATGA